One genomic segment of Osmia bicornis bicornis chromosome 16, iOsmBic2.1, whole genome shotgun sequence includes these proteins:
- the LOC114876703 gene encoding carbohydrate sulfotransferase 4-like isoform X3, producing MSKRLSFYGLVGLASLCIFFLAFNQRYSSYLEHRLQPVISAYFRGSLENITLSEIQEVVDQQRNAIEKEMEDYKYPNGKYGVNVSKLEDLVLEKGGRPMRSIILTSWRSGSTFLGDVVNAHPANFYHYEPLLDFGIVQIRGPPLADKALKNLESLLRCDYFNLDRYLDYGKTHSWVFNHNNRLWKQCQIHKKICWDPRFVSKFCKLFPFQSMKIVRLRLRAAEKLLKQEDLGVRLVLLIRDPRGILQSRKHREWCPTNPDCSDPALVCADMVSDFSAAVRLIKKYPHTFRVVRYEDLSVDPYKHVKELYNFYGLDFHINVKKFLDTHTKNDVGGVSSTFRNSKVAPFHWRADLDFEEVDEIQRVCAAAMRLWGYVMASNSSHQKEFDPLTEYQLKL from the exons ATGTCAAAACGGCTCAGCTTCTATGGTCTGGTAGGCCTGGCGTCCCTTTGCATCTTCTTCTTAGCATTTAATCAACGCTACAGCAGCTATCTCGAGCATCGACTGCAGCCGGTGATATCG GCATATTTTAGAGGATCCTTAGAAAATATCACACTGTCTGAAATACAAGAAGTTGTGGATCAACAGAGAAATGCGATTGAAAAGGAGATGGAAGATTATAAATATCCAAATGGAAAATACGGAGTGAATGTTAG TAAATTGGAGGATTTAGTGTTAGAAAAAGGAGGGAGACCAATGAGAAGCATAATTCTGACAAGCTGGCGAAGCGGAAGTACATTTCTTGGCGATGTCGTAAACGCACATCCAgcaaatttttatcattacGAACCTCTGCTTGATTTTGGAATTGTACAAATTAGAGGTCCACCGCTCGCTGACAAAGCTCTTAAAAACCTTGAGTCTCTGCTAAGATGCGATTACTTTAATCTTG ATCGTTATTTGGATTATGGTAAAACTCATTCCTGGGTCTTCAATCACAATAATCGTTTATGGAAGCAGTGTCAAATACATAAAAAGATCTGTTGGGATCCACGTTTCGTTTCGAAATTTTGCAAACTGTTTCCTTTTCAATCAATGAAGATCGTTCGGTTGAGACTAAGAGCCGCGGAAAAGCTTCTCAAGCAAGAAga TTTAGGAGTACGATTAGTTTTATTGATCCGTGATCCAAGAGGAATTTTACAATCAAGGAAACATCGGGAATGGTGTCCTACTAACCCGGATTGTTCGGATCCAGCGTTAGTATGTGCTGACATGGTCTCAGATTTCAGTGCTGCCGTGcggttaataaaaaaatatccaCATACTTTTAG GGTGGTACGTTACGAGGATTTATCCGTCGATCCTTACAAACACGTGAAAGAACTGTACAATTTTTATGGTTTAGATTTTCAtattaatgtaaaaaaatttttggaCACTCATACAAAAAACGACGTCGGTGGCGTGTCTAGTACCTTTAGAAATTCAAAGGTAGCCCCCTTTCATTGGCGTGCGGATCTTGATTTTGAAGAAGTCGACGAGATACAAAGGGTTTGCGCAGCTGCTATGCGTCTATGGGGATACGTAATGGCGTCGAATTCTAGTCATCAAAAGGAGTTCGATCCGCTGACGgaatatcaattaaaattgtga
- the LOC114876703 gene encoding carbohydrate sulfotransferase 4-like isoform X2, with amino-acid sequence MSKRLSFYGLVGLASLCIFFLAFNQRYSSYLEHRLQPVISDVEIRPHIIRIQDPVTAYFRGSLENITLSEIQEVVDQQRNAIEKEMEDYKYPNGKYGVNVSKLEDLVLEKGGRPMRSIILTSWRSGSTFLGDVVNAHPANFYHYEPLLDFGIVQIRGPPLADKALKNLESLLRCDYFNLDRYLDYGKTHSWVFNHNNRLWKQCQIHKKICWDPRFVSKFCKLFPFQSMKIVRLRLRAAEKLLKQEDLGVRLVLLIRDPRGILQSRKHREWCPTNPDCSDPALVCADMVSDFSAAVRLIKKYPHTFRVVRYEDLSVDPYKHVKELYNFYGLDFHINVKKFLDTHTKNDVGGVSSTFRNSKVAPFHWRADLDFEEVDEIQRVCAAAMRLWGYVMASNSSHQKEFDPLTEYQLKL; translated from the exons ATGTCAAAACGGCTCAGCTTCTATGGTCTGGTAGGCCTGGCGTCCCTTTGCATCTTCTTCTTAGCATTTAATCAACGCTACAGCAGCTATCTCGAGCATCGACTGCAGCCGGTGATATCG GATGTTGAGATAAGGCCCCACATCATCAGAATTCAAGATCCAGTAACG GCATATTTTAGAGGATCCTTAGAAAATATCACACTGTCTGAAATACAAGAAGTTGTGGATCAACAGAGAAATGCGATTGAAAAGGAGATGGAAGATTATAAATATCCAAATGGAAAATACGGAGTGAATGTTAG TAAATTGGAGGATTTAGTGTTAGAAAAAGGAGGGAGACCAATGAGAAGCATAATTCTGACAAGCTGGCGAAGCGGAAGTACATTTCTTGGCGATGTCGTAAACGCACATCCAgcaaatttttatcattacGAACCTCTGCTTGATTTTGGAATTGTACAAATTAGAGGTCCACCGCTCGCTGACAAAGCTCTTAAAAACCTTGAGTCTCTGCTAAGATGCGATTACTTTAATCTTG ATCGTTATTTGGATTATGGTAAAACTCATTCCTGGGTCTTCAATCACAATAATCGTTTATGGAAGCAGTGTCAAATACATAAAAAGATCTGTTGGGATCCACGTTTCGTTTCGAAATTTTGCAAACTGTTTCCTTTTCAATCAATGAAGATCGTTCGGTTGAGACTAAGAGCCGCGGAAAAGCTTCTCAAGCAAGAAga TTTAGGAGTACGATTAGTTTTATTGATCCGTGATCCAAGAGGAATTTTACAATCAAGGAAACATCGGGAATGGTGTCCTACTAACCCGGATTGTTCGGATCCAGCGTTAGTATGTGCTGACATGGTCTCAGATTTCAGTGCTGCCGTGcggttaataaaaaaatatccaCATACTTTTAG GGTGGTACGTTACGAGGATTTATCCGTCGATCCTTACAAACACGTGAAAGAACTGTACAATTTTTATGGTTTAGATTTTCAtattaatgtaaaaaaatttttggaCACTCATACAAAAAACGACGTCGGTGGCGTGTCTAGTACCTTTAGAAATTCAAAGGTAGCCCCCTTTCATTGGCGTGCGGATCTTGATTTTGAAGAAGTCGACGAGATACAAAGGGTTTGCGCAGCTGCTATGCGTCTATGGGGATACGTAATGGCGTCGAATTCTAGTCATCAAAAGGAGTTCGATCCGCTGACGgaatatcaattaaaattgtga
- the LOC114876703 gene encoding carbohydrate sulfotransferase 4-like isoform X4 encodes MDVEIRPHIIRIQDPVTAYFRGSLENITLSEIQEVVDQQRNAIEKEMEDYKYPNGKYGVNVSKLEDLVLEKGGRPMRSIILTSWRSGSTFLGDVVNAHPANFYHYEPLLDFGIVQIRGPPLADKALKNLESLLRCDYFNLDRYLDYGKTHSWVFNHNNRLWKQCQIHKKICWDPRFVSKFCKLFPFQSMKIVRLRLRAAEKLLKQEDLGVRLVLLIRDPRGILQSRKHREWCPTNPDCSDPALVCADMVSDFSAAVRLIKKYPHTFRVVRYEDLSVDPYKHVKELYNFYGLDFHINVKKFLDTHTKNDVGGVSSTFRNSKVAPFHWRADLDFEEVDEIQRVCAAAMRLWGYVMASNSSHQKEFDPLTEYQLKL; translated from the exons ATG GATGTTGAGATAAGGCCCCACATCATCAGAATTCAAGATCCAGTAACG GCATATTTTAGAGGATCCTTAGAAAATATCACACTGTCTGAAATACAAGAAGTTGTGGATCAACAGAGAAATGCGATTGAAAAGGAGATGGAAGATTATAAATATCCAAATGGAAAATACGGAGTGAATGTTAG TAAATTGGAGGATTTAGTGTTAGAAAAAGGAGGGAGACCAATGAGAAGCATAATTCTGACAAGCTGGCGAAGCGGAAGTACATTTCTTGGCGATGTCGTAAACGCACATCCAgcaaatttttatcattacGAACCTCTGCTTGATTTTGGAATTGTACAAATTAGAGGTCCACCGCTCGCTGACAAAGCTCTTAAAAACCTTGAGTCTCTGCTAAGATGCGATTACTTTAATCTTG ATCGTTATTTGGATTATGGTAAAACTCATTCCTGGGTCTTCAATCACAATAATCGTTTATGGAAGCAGTGTCAAATACATAAAAAGATCTGTTGGGATCCACGTTTCGTTTCGAAATTTTGCAAACTGTTTCCTTTTCAATCAATGAAGATCGTTCGGTTGAGACTAAGAGCCGCGGAAAAGCTTCTCAAGCAAGAAga TTTAGGAGTACGATTAGTTTTATTGATCCGTGATCCAAGAGGAATTTTACAATCAAGGAAACATCGGGAATGGTGTCCTACTAACCCGGATTGTTCGGATCCAGCGTTAGTATGTGCTGACATGGTCTCAGATTTCAGTGCTGCCGTGcggttaataaaaaaatatccaCATACTTTTAG GGTGGTACGTTACGAGGATTTATCCGTCGATCCTTACAAACACGTGAAAGAACTGTACAATTTTTATGGTTTAGATTTTCAtattaatgtaaaaaaatttttggaCACTCATACAAAAAACGACGTCGGTGGCGTGTCTAGTACCTTTAGAAATTCAAAGGTAGCCCCCTTTCATTGGCGTGCGGATCTTGATTTTGAAGAAGTCGACGAGATACAAAGGGTTTGCGCAGCTGCTATGCGTCTATGGGGATACGTAATGGCGTCGAATTCTAGTCATCAAAAGGAGTTCGATCCGCTGACGgaatatcaattaaaattgtga
- the LOC114876703 gene encoding carbohydrate sulfotransferase 4-like isoform X1 — protein sequence MSKRLSFYGLVGLASLCIFFLAFNQRYSSYLEHRLQPVISVSKKSEDVEIRPHIIRIQDPVTAYFRGSLENITLSEIQEVVDQQRNAIEKEMEDYKYPNGKYGVNVSKLEDLVLEKGGRPMRSIILTSWRSGSTFLGDVVNAHPANFYHYEPLLDFGIVQIRGPPLADKALKNLESLLRCDYFNLDRYLDYGKTHSWVFNHNNRLWKQCQIHKKICWDPRFVSKFCKLFPFQSMKIVRLRLRAAEKLLKQEDLGVRLVLLIRDPRGILQSRKHREWCPTNPDCSDPALVCADMVSDFSAAVRLIKKYPHTFRVVRYEDLSVDPYKHVKELYNFYGLDFHINVKKFLDTHTKNDVGGVSSTFRNSKVAPFHWRADLDFEEVDEIQRVCAAAMRLWGYVMASNSSHQKEFDPLTEYQLKL from the exons ATGTCAAAACGGCTCAGCTTCTATGGTCTGGTAGGCCTGGCGTCCCTTTGCATCTTCTTCTTAGCATTTAATCAACGCTACAGCAGCTATCTCGAGCATCGACTGCAGCCGGTGATATCGGTCAGTAAAAAATCGGAG GATGTTGAGATAAGGCCCCACATCATCAGAATTCAAGATCCAGTAACG GCATATTTTAGAGGATCCTTAGAAAATATCACACTGTCTGAAATACAAGAAGTTGTGGATCAACAGAGAAATGCGATTGAAAAGGAGATGGAAGATTATAAATATCCAAATGGAAAATACGGAGTGAATGTTAG TAAATTGGAGGATTTAGTGTTAGAAAAAGGAGGGAGACCAATGAGAAGCATAATTCTGACAAGCTGGCGAAGCGGAAGTACATTTCTTGGCGATGTCGTAAACGCACATCCAgcaaatttttatcattacGAACCTCTGCTTGATTTTGGAATTGTACAAATTAGAGGTCCACCGCTCGCTGACAAAGCTCTTAAAAACCTTGAGTCTCTGCTAAGATGCGATTACTTTAATCTTG ATCGTTATTTGGATTATGGTAAAACTCATTCCTGGGTCTTCAATCACAATAATCGTTTATGGAAGCAGTGTCAAATACATAAAAAGATCTGTTGGGATCCACGTTTCGTTTCGAAATTTTGCAAACTGTTTCCTTTTCAATCAATGAAGATCGTTCGGTTGAGACTAAGAGCCGCGGAAAAGCTTCTCAAGCAAGAAga TTTAGGAGTACGATTAGTTTTATTGATCCGTGATCCAAGAGGAATTTTACAATCAAGGAAACATCGGGAATGGTGTCCTACTAACCCGGATTGTTCGGATCCAGCGTTAGTATGTGCTGACATGGTCTCAGATTTCAGTGCTGCCGTGcggttaataaaaaaatatccaCATACTTTTAG GGTGGTACGTTACGAGGATTTATCCGTCGATCCTTACAAACACGTGAAAGAACTGTACAATTTTTATGGTTTAGATTTTCAtattaatgtaaaaaaatttttggaCACTCATACAAAAAACGACGTCGGTGGCGTGTCTAGTACCTTTAGAAATTCAAAGGTAGCCCCCTTTCATTGGCGTGCGGATCTTGATTTTGAAGAAGTCGACGAGATACAAAGGGTTTGCGCAGCTGCTATGCGTCTATGGGGATACGTAATGGCGTCGAATTCTAGTCATCAAAAGGAGTTCGATCCGCTGACGgaatatcaattaaaattgtga